In the genome of Flavobacterium panacagri, one region contains:
- a CDS encoding class I SAM-dependent methyltransferase, which translates to MKDLFGKAIFDFHTNNSPEDIITETSISEEDEMSVEYLFRTYNEMPKIEQKALQLAKGKILDVGCGAGSHALSLQNERNLEVIAIDISEKAIETCLLRGVKSAKVQNILDFEGEKFDTILLLMNGTGIFGKLKNCNEYLTKLKMLLNPDGQILIDSSDIIYMFDEDEDGGKWIPSENDYYGELVFNIKYKNEKEEPFDWLYLDYNTLQNAAIANGLKCELILEGEHYDYLAKLSI; encoded by the coding sequence ATGAAAGATCTTTTTGGAAAAGCCATATTTGATTTCCATACCAATAATTCACCTGAAGATATTATAACCGAAACTTCAATTTCTGAAGAAGACGAAATGAGTGTTGAATATCTTTTTCGTACTTATAATGAAATGCCGAAAATTGAACAAAAAGCATTACAATTAGCTAAAGGAAAAATACTTGATGTGGGATGTGGTGCCGGAAGTCATGCTTTATCACTGCAAAATGAACGAAATTTAGAAGTAATAGCAATTGATATTTCTGAAAAAGCAATTGAAACCTGTCTTCTAAGAGGTGTTAAAAGCGCTAAAGTTCAAAATATTCTAGACTTTGAAGGAGAAAAATTTGATACCATTTTACTTCTAATGAATGGTACAGGTATTTTTGGCAAGTTAAAAAACTGCAATGAATATCTCACTAAATTAAAAATGCTATTAAATCCAGATGGACAAATTTTAATTGATAGCTCTGATATCATTTATATGTTTGACGAAGACGAAGATGGAGGTAAATGGATTCCTTCTGAAAACGACTATTACGGAGAACTTGTATTTAATATAAAATATAAAAATGAAAAAGAAGAACCATTTGACTGGTTGTATTTAGACTACAACACTCTTCAAAATGCCGCAATTGCTAATGGATTAAAATGCGAACTTATCCTTGAAGGCGAACATTATGATTATTTAGCAAAACTTTCTATCTAA
- a CDS encoding YfiT family bacillithiol transferase translates to MTELDLEKLKYPIGKFTAPDHYSPEYLSEKMEEIKTFPDRLEKEVIHLTNEQLDTPYRPDGWTVRQVVHHCAESHMNCYIRIKWALTENNPVIKAYDEVLWSELNDNLTMPIEPTLELLKGLHFRLAYIMKNLSESDLEKTFVHPSDNSENKLKKIIGMYAWHSNHHLAHITTLKSYKDWK, encoded by the coding sequence ATGACAGAATTAGATTTAGAAAAATTAAAATATCCAATTGGAAAATTTACAGCTCCTGATCATTATTCTCCAGAATATCTTTCAGAAAAAATGGAAGAAATCAAGACTTTTCCTGATAGATTAGAAAAAGAGGTAATTCATTTAACCAACGAACAACTGGACACCCCTTATCGCCCTGATGGATGGACTGTTCGACAAGTAGTTCATCATTGCGCCGAAAGCCATATGAATTGCTATATTAGAATTAAATGGGCGTTAACTGAAAATAATCCTGTAATCAAAGCATATGATGAAGTTCTTTGGTCTGAATTAAACGATAATTTAACAATGCCAATTGAACCAACTCTAGAATTATTAAAAGGACTTCATTTTCGATTGGCCTATATTATGAAAAACCTATCTGAATCTGATTTAGAAAAGACCTTTGTTCATCCTTCTGATAATTCTGAAAACAAACTCAAAAAAATTATTGGAATGTACGCTTGGCACAGCAATCATCATTTAGCACATATCACTACTTTAAAAAGCTATAAAGACTGGAAATAG
- a CDS encoding 7-carboxy-7-deazaguanine synthase QueE, whose translation MLSKEIQLEVNKGAMLPLMEEFYTIQGEGSHTGRAAYFIRIGGCDVGCHWCDVKESWNAEIHPPTSIDLIVENAAKYADTVVVTGGEPLSWDMTLLTNRLKEKNLKVHIETSGAFELSGTWDWICLSPKKNKLPTQTVYDNAHELKVIIYNKHDFIFAEEQAELVNDNAILFLQPEWSKKEEMTPLIVDYVMNNPKWRVSLQTHKYLNIP comes from the coding sequence AGAAATACAATTAGAGGTAAATAAAGGAGCTATGCTTCCTTTGATGGAAGAGTTTTATACCATTCAAGGAGAAGGTTCGCATACAGGAAGAGCTGCTTATTTTATTAGAATTGGAGGATGCGATGTAGGATGTCACTGGTGTGATGTGAAAGAAAGCTGGAATGCTGAAATTCATCCGCCAACTAGCATTGATTTAATTGTAGAAAATGCGGCAAAATATGCTGATACGGTTGTTGTAACTGGTGGAGAGCCTCTTTCTTGGGATATGACTCTTTTAACAAATAGATTAAAAGAGAAGAATTTAAAAGTCCATATTGAAACTTCTGGTGCTTTTGAATTATCTGGAACTTGGGATTGGATTTGTCTTTCTCCTAAAAAAAATAAATTGCCAACTCAGACTGTGTACGACAATGCGCATGAGTTAAAAGTAATCATTTACAATAAGCACGATTTTATTTTTGCAGAAGAACAAGCAGAATTGGTTAATGATAATGCTATTTTGTTTCTGCAGCCAGAATGGAGTAAAAAAGAAGAAATGACGCCGCTTATTGTTGATTATGTAATGAATAACCCGAAATGGAGAGTCTCATTGCAGACACATAAATATTTGAACATACCATAA